A genome region from Bacteroidales bacterium includes the following:
- the murG gene encoding undecaprenyldiphospho-muramoylpentapeptide beta-N-acetylglucosaminyltransferase codes for MDKTKIIISGGGTGGHIFPAIAIAQALKRIDSDIEILFVGAKGKIEEKKVPEAGFKIKLLNIKGFARKFSLENIKNIFRLISSISKSKKIIRKFKPDVVVGVGGYASGPLVYAATQKRIPSLIQEQNSYPGITNKVLSKKAKIICVAYGKMDRFFPKEKIVNTGNPVRKKITNPNISKEEVLGFFDLEPDKKVILSLGGSGGAKSINDSIKQNINEIAKKDFYFIWQTGRNYYEDSLKAVEEAGAKNIIVYDFITRMDLAFKAADIVISRAGAGTISELCLLEKATILVPSPNVAEDHQTKNAISLKEKNAAIMVLDIEAKDKLIGEALKLIENPEKINSLSKNIAKEKVENSDTKIAKEVLKLVKKNKR; via the coding sequence ATGGATAAAACAAAAATAATAATAAGCGGAGGAGGAACCGGCGGACATATTTTTCCTGCTATTGCAATTGCACAAGCATTAAAAAGAATTGATTCTGACATAGAAATCTTATTTGTAGGTGCAAAAGGGAAAATTGAAGAAAAGAAAGTCCCCGAAGCAGGGTTTAAAATAAAATTGCTGAATATAAAAGGATTTGCGCGAAAGTTTTCTTTAGAAAATATTAAAAATATATTTCGTTTAATTTCAAGCATTTCAAAATCAAAAAAAATAATAAGAAAATTCAAACCGGATGTTGTTGTAGGTGTCGGGGGCTATGCAAGCGGTCCGTTAGTTTATGCGGCAACTCAAAAAAGAATTCCGTCATTAATTCAAGAACAAAATTCTTATCCGGGTATCACAAATAAAGTTTTATCTAAAAAAGCAAAAATAATATGTGTTGCTTACGGTAAAATGGATCGTTTCTTTCCGAAAGAAAAAATTGTTAACACAGGAAATCCTGTCAGGAAAAAAATTACTAACCCGAACATATCGAAAGAAGAGGTTTTAGGTTTTTTTGATTTAGAACCCGACAAAAAAGTAATCCTGAGCCTCGGAGGAAGCGGAGGGGCAAAAAGCATAAACGACAGTATTAAACAAAACATTAATGAAATAGCAAAAAAAGATTTTTATTTTATCTGGCAAACCGGAAGAAATTATTACGAAGACTCTTTAAAAGCAGTTGAAGAAGCCGGAGCAAAAAACATAATCGTTTACGACTTTATTACAAGAATGGATTTAGCATTTAAGGCTGCCGATATCGTTATTTCAAGAGCCGGAGCAGGAACAATTTCCGAATTGTGTTTGCTTGAAAAAGCTACAATTTTAGTGCCTTCACCAAATGTTGCCGAAGATCATCAAACAAAAAATGCAATCTCATTAAAAGAAAAAAATGCAGCAATAATGGTTCTTGATATTGAAGCTAAAGACAAATTAATAGGCGAAGCTTTAAAATTAATTGAAAATCCGGAAAAAATAAATAGCCTTTCAAAAAATATTGCAAAAGAAAAAGTTGAAAATTCAGACACAAAAATTGCAAAAGAGGTTTTAAAACTTGTAAAAAAAAATAAAAGATAA
- a CDS encoding FtsW/RodA/SpoVE family cell cycle protein has product MKTINIKKIFKGDSVLWIITLLLLLLSIPAVYSASAMISNKSYQGDMHFLVRQIIAVAVALFFVLMFSKISYKNYLGIIKIVFPVVLFLLILTLFSGTSHNNAKRWFELPGIGIEIQTSELAKIALIILVTSLLASKRNDEEIHDKKVKTATWAFVITVGLIFPADLSSALMITAIIATIMFIARVKIIKIYIILLIAVGAIVIYVLMAEVFEWPGRISTWEHRIEVFFGDKEDLSSDETYQLDVAKMAIANGGLWGATPGNGNVRYLLPQSHSDFIFAFIIEEYGLWMAVFIILLYLILFYRGIRIARKTKSLFAAYLALGLTMAIVLQAFINIGVSVGALPVTGQTLPLISMGRTSLLVTSFSLGIIINISRQTELTQSEEL; this is encoded by the coding sequence TTGAAAACAATAAACATAAAAAAAATATTTAAAGGCGACAGTGTACTATGGATTATTACACTTTTATTACTGTTATTGTCAATACCGGCAGTATACAGTGCGTCTGCAATGATTTCAAACAAATCCTATCAAGGAGATATGCACTTTTTAGTAAGACAAATTATTGCTGTAGCAGTTGCTCTCTTTTTTGTATTAATGTTTTCAAAAATCAGTTACAAAAATTACCTCGGGATAATTAAAATTGTTTTCCCTGTTGTATTATTTTTATTGATTCTTACACTTTTTTCCGGAACTTCACATAACAATGCAAAACGATGGTTTGAGCTCCCGGGTATCGGAATAGAAATTCAAACATCGGAATTAGCAAAAATTGCATTAATTATTTTAGTTACAAGTTTGCTGGCATCAAAGAGAAATGATGAAGAAATCCATGATAAAAAAGTAAAAACTGCAACTTGGGCTTTCGTAATAACTGTCGGGCTTATATTTCCCGCAGACTTATCTTCCGCATTAATGATTACGGCTATTATTGCTACAATAATGTTTATTGCACGTGTTAAAATTATAAAAATTTATATAATACTGTTAATAGCTGTCGGAGCAATAGTGATTTATGTGCTTATGGCAGAAGTATTTGAATGGCCCGGAAGAATATCAACATGGGAACACAGAATTGAAGTTTTTTTTGGCGACAAAGAAGACTTAAGCAGTGATGAAACATATCAATTAGATGTTGCAAAAATGGCAATTGCTAACGGCGGACTTTGGGGAGCAACTCCCGGCAACGGAAATGTAAGATATCTTTTGCCCCAATCTCATTCCGATTTTATTTTTGCATTTATTATTGAAGAATATGGTTTATGGATGGCTGTTTTCATAATTTTATTATATCTTATTTTGTTTTACAGAGGTATCAGAATTGCACGAAAAACAAAAAGCCTGTTTGCGGCATATCTTGCTCTGGGGCTTACAATGGCAATTGTATTACAAGCATTTATAAATATCGGAGTGTCAGTAGGAGCATTACCCGTTACAGGACAAACATTACCTTTAATTAGCATGGGGCGAACTTCATTGTTGGTAACAAGCTTTTCTCTCGGAATTATTATAAATATCAGCAGACAAACAGAATTAACACAATCAGAAGAATTATAA
- the murD gene encoding UDP-N-acetylmuramoyl-L-alanine--D-glutamate ligase: MPRKRIVILGGGISGIGASVLAKKQGFDVFVSDFGEINDANKIILNNNTIKFEEKQHSSELILNADEIIKSPGIPDTVHIIISAKEKNIPVISEIEFAARYTNAKLICITGSNGKTTTTELIYHIFKNANMNVALAGNVGKSFAMQVAEEENFDYYIIELSSFQLDGMHNFKADIAILLNITPDHLDRYKYDFQNYTDSKFRIAQNMTSDDAFIYCEDDEIILKEIKKRNIKAQMFPFSVKKKIKPGAYKTTENIFIDINTRNFKMENGLLSLEGDHNMYNSMAAGITTLLSGISNEDLKNSLSDFAGVEHRLEKYIKVRGIQFVNDSKATNVNSVWYALQTIVAPIVLIMGGVDKGNDYGILKDLVRRKVKAIVAMGIDNKPILEAFEDVLPVYDTDSINLAVKTAYQLADEDDTVLLSPACASFDLFKNYEARGKQFKNAIRDL; the protein is encoded by the coding sequence ATGCCGAGAAAAAGAATTGTCATATTAGGAGGAGGTATCAGCGGAATAGGAGCATCGGTTCTTGCAAAAAAGCAGGGATTCGATGTCTTTGTTTCTGATTTCGGAGAAATTAATGATGCAAATAAGATAATTCTGAATAATAATACAATCAAATTTGAAGAAAAACAACACAGTTCCGAATTAATTCTTAATGCCGATGAAATTATAAAAAGTCCCGGAATTCCCGATACAGTACATATTATTATTTCTGCAAAAGAAAAAAACATTCCTGTTATTTCAGAAATTGAATTTGCAGCAAGATACACAAATGCAAAATTAATTTGTATAACCGGCAGCAACGGAAAAACAACAACTACCGAACTTATTTATCATATTTTTAAAAATGCAAACATGAATGTTGCCTTAGCAGGAAATGTAGGTAAATCTTTCGCAATGCAAGTTGCCGAAGAAGAAAATTTCGATTATTATATTATTGAATTAAGCAGCTTTCAACTTGACGGAATGCATAATTTCAAAGCAGATATTGCAATTTTACTAAATATTACACCCGACCATTTAGACAGGTACAAATATGATTTTCAAAACTATACAGACTCAAAATTCAGAATAGCCCAAAACATGACCTCAGATGATGCTTTTATTTATTGCGAAGATGACGAAATAATTCTGAAAGAAATTAAAAAAAGAAATATCAAAGCACAAATGTTCCCTTTTTCCGTAAAGAAAAAAATAAAACCGGGAGCATATAAAACAACAGAAAATATATTTATTGACATAAACACAAGAAACTTCAAAATGGAAAACGGTTTATTATCACTCGAAGGCGACCATAACATGTACAATTCAATGGCTGCCGGCATAACAACTTTGCTCAGCGGAATAAGTAATGAAGACTTGAAAAACAGTCTTTCCGACTTTGCAGGAGTTGAACATCGCCTTGAAAAATACATTAAAGTAAGAGGTATTCAATTTGTAAACGATTCTAAAGCAACTAATGTAAATTCTGTATGGTATGCTTTACAAACTATTGTTGCTCCTATTGTGTTAATAATGGGCGGAGTTGACAAAGGCAACGATTACGGAATATTAAAAGATTTAGTAAGACGAAAAGTAAAAGCAATTGTAGCTATGGGAATTGACAATAAACCTATTCTTGAAGCTTTTGAAGATGTACTACCTGTTTATGATACAGACTCAATCAACTTAGCGGTAAAAACAGCATATCAATTAGCCGATGAAGACGATACAGTTTTATTGTCGCCGGCATGTGCAAGTTTTGATTTGTTTAAAAATTACGAAGCCAGAGGAAAACAATTTAAAAATGCAATAAGAGACCTGTAA
- the mraY gene encoding phospho-N-acetylmuramoyl-pentapeptide-transferase, with the protein MFYYLFEYLDKMDIAGAGLFHYLSFRAALAAVSSLVVSMIFGKRIIRLLQKKQVGEVVRDLGLEGQYAKKGTPTMGGLIIIAAILIPVLLFAEIGNIYITLMLITTVWLGIIGFIDDYIKTFKKNKAGLAGKYKIIGQVGLGLIVGLTFYFSDDIQIRENPEASILYETNISTDLEYPTNGDKPLKTTIPFLKNNEFNYESLVWFMGEHKKDAAWIVFVLTVIIIITAVSNGANMTDGLDGLATGTSSIIGATLAIFAYVSGNLIFADYLNIMYIPHIGELVIFASAFMGATIGFLWYNSYPAQVFMGDTGSLTLGGIIAVFAIIVRKEFLIPLLAGIFLMENLSVMLQVAWFKYTRKKTGTGRRIFLMAPLHHHFQKKGIPESKIVSRFWIVGILLAIITILTLKVR; encoded by the coding sequence ATGTTTTACTACCTATTCGAATATTTAGACAAAATGGACATTGCCGGAGCAGGTTTATTTCATTATTTATCTTTCAGAGCTGCACTGGCTGCAGTAAGTTCTCTTGTTGTTTCCATGATTTTCGGAAAAAGAATTATCCGATTATTACAAAAAAAACAAGTGGGCGAAGTTGTCAGAGATCTCGGTTTAGAAGGTCAATATGCAAAAAAAGGAACTCCGACAATGGGCGGTCTCATTATTATTGCTGCAATTCTTATTCCTGTATTACTTTTTGCCGAAATCGGAAATATTTACATTACATTAATGCTCATAACAACCGTTTGGCTCGGAATAATCGGGTTTATTGACGACTATATAAAAACATTTAAGAAAAACAAAGCCGGTTTAGCCGGAAAATATAAAATCATCGGACAGGTAGGATTAGGGCTGATTGTCGGACTGACATTTTATTTCAGCGATGATATTCAAATTAGAGAAAACCCCGAAGCATCAATACTTTACGAAACAAATATCTCAACAGATCTTGAATACCCGACTAACGGAGATAAGCCGTTAAAAACAACAATTCCGTTCTTAAAAAACAACGAATTTAATTACGAATCCCTTGTTTGGTTTATGGGAGAACATAAAAAAGATGCTGCCTGGATTGTTTTCGTTTTGACGGTAATTATTATCATAACCGCAGTTTCTAACGGGGCAAATATGACCGACGGTTTGGACGGCCTCGCAACCGGAACATCATCAATCATCGGAGCAACACTCGCCATTTTTGCTTATGTTTCGGGTAACCTAATTTTTGCCGACTACCTAAATATAATGTACATACCGCACATAGGCGAATTAGTTATTTTTGCAAGTGCATTTATGGGAGCAACCATCGGGTTTTTATGGTATAATTCATATCCGGCACAAGTATTTATGGGCGATACCGGAAGCTTAACCCTCGGCGGAATTATTGCCGTTTTTGCAATAATTGTAAGAAAAGAGTTTCTTATTCCATTATTGGCGGGAATATTTTTAATGGAAAACTTATCAGTAATGCTACAAGTTGCATGGTTTAAATATACAAGAAAAAAAACAGGCACAGGAAGAAGAATATTTTTAATGGCTCCGCTGCATCATCATTTTCAAAAAAAAGGGATTCCCGAATCTAAAATAGTATCAAGATTTTGGATTGTAGGAATTTTATTAGCTATTATAACAATTTTAACATTAAAAGTGAGATAA
- a CDS encoding UDP-N-acetylmuramoyl-L-alanyl-D-glutamate--2,6-diaminopimelate ligase, with protein MQKTLKHIINNIKHELISGSVNTKISGISFDSRKTKKGHLFVAVKGVNADGHSFIKNAIKSGASAIMLEHDTEIDKTITVIKVKNSNENLGIAASNFYNNPSAKLKLIGVTGTNGKTTTATLLYKLFLKSGYKVGLISTVKDYINEKEIKTRYTTPDVITFNRLLNEMVSANCEYCFTEVSSHAIHQNRIGGLTFAGGIFTNITHDHLDYHKTFKEYIKVKKTFFDNLPENAFALTNIDDKNGNIILQNTKAEKYTYALRTFADFKTKVIEKHIDGMLLETDNTEVWTLLTGTFNAYNLTAVYATALLLGLEKSEVLTTLSTLKAVEGRFEIVINNDITAIIDYAHTPDALQNVIQTINELRKNGQILITVVGAGGNRDKEKRPLMAKAALNGSDKLILTSDNPRNEVPERIIEDMATGVKDNQMDVLKITERREAIKTAIILAKKGDIILIAGKGHENYQEINDKKIHFDDKETAEEFLKSKK; from the coding sequence ATGCAAAAAACATTAAAACATATCATAAATAACATTAAGCACGAATTAATTTCCGGTTCTGTTAACACAAAAATTTCAGGCATAAGTTTCGATTCTCGAAAAACAAAAAAAGGACATCTGTTTGTTGCCGTAAAAGGCGTTAATGCCGACGGACACAGTTTTATTAAAAATGCAATTAAATCAGGGGCTTCTGCAATAATGCTCGAACATGATACAGAAATTGACAAAACTATTACTGTTATTAAAGTAAAAAACAGTAACGAAAATTTAGGAATTGCAGCATCAAACTTTTATAATAATCCTTCTGCAAAACTTAAACTTATAGGGGTAACAGGAACTAACGGAAAAACAACAACAGCAACTTTGCTCTATAAATTATTCTTAAAATCCGGTTATAAGGTCGGCTTGATTTCAACCGTAAAGGATTACATTAACGAAAAAGAAATTAAAACAAGATACACAACACCCGATGTAATAACTTTTAACAGATTACTTAATGAAATGGTTTCGGCAAATTGTGAATATTGTTTTACCGAAGTCAGTTCACATGCAATTCATCAAAATAGAATAGGCGGATTAACATTTGCCGGAGGAATTTTTACAAACATTACACATGATCATTTAGATTATCACAAAACATTTAAAGAATACATTAAAGTTAAAAAAACGTTTTTTGATAATCTGCCTGAAAATGCTTTTGCTCTTACAAATATTGACGATAAAAACGGAAATATAATTTTACAAAACACAAAAGCTGAAAAATACACTTACGCTTTACGAACTTTTGCCGATTTTAAAACAAAGGTAATTGAAAAACATATAGACGGGATGCTTCTGGAAACAGACAACACAGAAGTTTGGACTTTGTTAACCGGAACTTTCAACGCATACAATTTAACAGCTGTTTATGCAACAGCCCTGCTTTTAGGTTTAGAAAAAAGCGAAGTTCTGACAACTCTGAGCACCTTAAAAGCTGTTGAAGGCAGGTTTGAAATCGTAATTAATAACGATATAACGGCAATTATAGATTATGCTCACACACCGGATGCATTACAAAATGTAATTCAAACCATTAATGAATTAAGAAAAAACGGGCAAATATTAATAACCGTTGTAGGTGCCGGCGGAAACAGAGATAAAGAAAAACGCCCCTTAATGGCAAAAGCTGCACTTAACGGAAGCGACAAACTAATATTAACTTCTGATAATCCGAGAAATGAAGTCCCCGAGCGAATTATTGAAGATATGGCAACAGGTGTGAAGGATAACCAAATGGATGTGTTAAAAATTACGGAAAGAAGAGAAGCAATTAAAACAGCAATAATTCTGGCAAAAAAAGGAGATATTATTTTGATTGCCGGAAAAGGACACGAAAATTATCAGGAAATTAACGATAAAAAAATACATTTTGACGATAAAGAAACAGCAGAAGAATTTTTAAAAAGTAAAAAATAG
- a CDS encoding transpeptidase family protein, with translation MSADNNLNIREQIITRTAVVYIALIIFAIYLIVKMVQVMIVEKDQWENKINSFAVDLRESKPNRGNIYDANRKLLATSVSFFDIHMDTRAGGLTDKRFNENIDSLSFRLSDFLKDKSKEEYKRKLIKARKDSVQYLKIATNLTFDEFSEIKKFPLFRLSSNKGGFISKKRTYRKRPFGNLLRRTIGFLGEDKGTGLIQGKAGLEYTYNRELGGRAGKSYMKKIASGNWMNIKGGEVLKTENGLDLITAIDIDLQDYVDNILKAQLSKLKADYGSVVVMEVETGYIKAIANIKRYNNNTFTEELNYAVGENLAPGSTFKLPVLMAALEDGYVDLEDIIDTGNGHIMYHGVPVDDSGGHGYGKIPVWQVFAKSSNVGMLKIIDDNYVKKGRIERFLKQLNAIGIGDISGVDIYGENKPFIKTPEHPAWAASTPGMIAHGYEVKISPLQLLTFYNAVANNGIMVKPQIVKRIEKDGMPVKEFKPVELNPLICSKSTILKAQKILRDVVEVGTARLINTKEYKISGKTGTTEYYDSKTGTHNEKYRASFAGYFPSDNPKYSMIVVINRPQTDYYGALAAAPVFKKIADKIFSKDRDINPPKEDLSGSNKTPYSKNGNSDDLKRVLASVSFPVKNENSSKWVTTEAQKDIIIFKNRTFENDKMPNLQYMGAKDAVYILETMGMNPCISGRGFVIYQSIAAGTEIKKGTKIKLELK, from the coding sequence ATGTCCGCAGATAACAACCTAAATATCAGGGAGCAAATAATAACACGAACAGCCGTTGTCTATATTGCATTGATAATATTTGCAATATACCTGATTGTTAAGATGGTTCAAGTAATGATTGTTGAAAAAGATCAATGGGAAAATAAAATAAACTCATTTGCTGTTGATTTAAGAGAAAGCAAACCCAACAGAGGAAATATATATGACGCAAACAGAAAACTGCTGGCAACCTCTGTCAGTTTTTTTGACATTCACATGGATACAAGAGCAGGGGGTTTGACGGATAAAAGGTTTAACGAAAACATTGATTCTTTGTCATTTCGTTTATCCGACTTTTTAAAAGATAAATCGAAAGAGGAATATAAAAGAAAACTTATTAAAGCAAGAAAAGATTCTGTTCAGTATCTGAAGATTGCAACAAACCTAACATTCGATGAGTTTTCTGAAATCAAAAAATTCCCTCTTTTCAGATTAAGCAGCAATAAAGGCGGTTTCATAAGTAAAAAAAGAACGTACAGAAAAAGACCTTTTGGCAATTTATTAAGAAGAACAATCGGATTCTTGGGCGAAGATAAAGGAACCGGACTCATTCAAGGCAAAGCCGGCTTAGAATATACATATAACCGCGAACTCGGAGGACGAGCAGGCAAATCTTATATGAAAAAAATTGCTTCCGGAAATTGGATGAACATTAAAGGAGGCGAAGTTCTTAAAACAGAAAACGGTTTAGATTTAATTACCGCAATTGATATTGATTTGCAAGACTATGTTGATAATATCTTAAAAGCACAATTATCAAAACTAAAAGCAGACTACGGTTCTGTTGTGGTAATGGAGGTTGAAACAGGATATATTAAAGCTATAGCAAATATTAAAAGGTATAACAATAACACTTTTACAGAAGAACTAAACTATGCAGTCGGCGAAAATCTTGCTCCCGGATCAACTTTCAAGTTACCGGTATTAATGGCAGCTTTAGAAGACGGTTACGTTGATTTAGAAGACATAATTGATACGGGAAACGGGCATATCATGTATCACGGTGTTCCCGTAGATGATTCCGGCGGTCACGGTTACGGAAAAATTCCGGTATGGCAAGTCTTTGCTAAATCTTCCAATGTAGGAATGTTAAAAATAATTGATGATAATTATGTGAAGAAAGGTCGAATTGAAAGATTTTTAAAACAACTGAATGCAATCGGAATAGGTGACATTTCCGGGGTAGATATTTACGGGGAAAATAAACCCTTTATTAAAACTCCCGAACATCCTGCATGGGCAGCATCAACTCCCGGAATGATAGCTCACGGTTACGAAGTTAAAATTTCACCTTTACAATTATTAACCTTTTATAATGCAGTTGCAAATAACGGCATAATGGTTAAACCTCAAATAGTTAAAAGAATTGAAAAAGACGGAATGCCTGTTAAAGAATTTAAACCGGTTGAACTAAATCCTTTAATTTGTTCAAAATCAACAATCCTTAAAGCTCAAAAAATATTAAGAGATGTTGTTGAAGTCGGCACGGCAAGGTTAATTAATACAAAAGAATACAAAATCTCCGGAAAAACCGGAACAACAGAATATTACGATTCAAAAACCGGAACACACAACGAAAAATACAGAGCATCATTTGCCGGCTATTTTCCTTCCGATAATCCTAAATATTCAATGATTGTCGTAATCAACAGACCGCAAACAGATTACTACGGTGCATTAGCAGCAGCTCCTGTTTTTAAAAAAATTGCAGACAAAATATTTTCAAAAGACAGAGATATTAATCCGCCGAAAGAAGATTTATCCGGTTCAAACAAAACTCCGTATTCAAAAAACGGAAACAGTGATGATTTAAAACGTGTTTTGGCTTCGGTTTCATTTCCTGTTAAAAATGAGAATAGTTCAAAATGGGTTACAACAGAGGCGCAAAAAGATATAATCATATTTAAAAACAGAACTTTTGAAAATGATAAAATGCCGAACTTACAATATATGGGAGCAAAAGATGCAGTTTATATTTTAGAAACTATGGGTATGAATCCCTGTATTTCAGGCAGAGGTTTTGTCATTTATCAATCAATTGCTGCCGGAACAGAAATTAAAAAAGGAACAAAAATAAAATTAGAACTAAAATAA
- the rsmH gene encoding 16S rRNA (cytosine(1402)-N(4))-methyltransferase RsmH, which translates to MSNQYHIPVLLNDSVKGLNIKPDGVYVDVTFGGGGHTKKILPELTTGKLIALDQDEDAIKNADKILSDNSLKNKFIFFRGNFKYLSNFIKYAGYDKVDGILADLGVSSHQFNNKERGFAFRLGGIPDMRMNTKAKHSSLDILNNYSEEKLSLLFKNYGELKSSRKLAAEIISFREKSRITNLEQLNQIINNAIKTNKEFKITAKVYQALRIETNKELDVLKKLLLQCPEIIKKGGRLVIISYHSLEDRIVKNFLKFNNFEGNRITDIYGKQHKEFKEISKKVIMPDENEIKQNNRARSAKLRIAEKI; encoded by the coding sequence ATGTCAAATCAATATCATATTCCTGTATTATTAAATGATTCGGTAAAAGGATTAAATATTAAGCCCGACGGGGTTTATGTTGATGTTACATTCGGAGGAGGTGGACACACAAAAAAAATATTACCCGAATTAACAACAGGAAAGTTAATAGCACTTGATCAAGATGAAGATGCAATAAAAAATGCAGATAAAATATTATCAGACAACTCATTAAAAAACAAATTTATTTTTTTTCGAGGAAACTTTAAATACCTGTCAAACTTTATTAAATATGCAGGATATGATAAAGTCGACGGAATTTTGGCAGACTTAGGAGTTTCTTCTCATCAATTTAACAATAAAGAAAGAGGCTTTGCTTTCAGGTTAGGGGGCATTCCGGATATGAGAATGAATACAAAAGCAAAACATTCATCGCTCGACATATTAAACAATTATAGTGAAGAAAAACTTTCTCTGCTTTTCAAAAATTACGGAGAACTAAAAAGTTCTCGGAAATTAGCAGCAGAAATTATTAGTTTCAGAGAAAAATCAAGAATAACAAACTTAGAACAGCTAAACCAAATTATTAACAATGCAATAAAAACGAATAAAGAATTTAAAATCACTGCAAAAGTATATCAGGCATTAAGAATAGAAACGAACAAAGAACTTGATGTTCTAAAAAAATTACTGTTGCAGTGCCCTGAAATAATAAAAAAAGGAGGGCGACTCGTAATTATTAGTTATCACTCATTAGAAGACAGAATTGTTAAAAACTTTCTGAAATTTAACAATTTTGAAGGCAACCGAATCACAGACATATATGGAAAACAGCATAAAGAATTCAAAGAAATATCAAAGAAAGTAATAATGCCCGATGAAAACGAGATTAAACAAAATAACAGAGCAAGAAGTGCCAAGCTCAGAATAGCAGAAAAAATATAA
- a CDS encoding protein mraZ, producing MANFIGDFTAKIDSKGRVNFPSAYIKQMSESSEKKFVIKKDIYDKCLIIYTSDEWDRQTSIINKKTNPYNKKHSAFLREFYRGTAELKLDSNNRILIPSRLLEEINIKKDIKLLAQNQKIELWAIEEYEKVAMEANDFANLAEEIMGGDLPEL from the coding sequence ATGGCAAATTTCATAGGTGACTTTACGGCAAAAATTGACTCGAAAGGGAGAGTTAATTTTCCGTCTGCATACATTAAGCAGATGTCGGAAAGTTCTGAGAAAAAATTTGTAATTAAAAAAGACATATATGATAAATGTTTAATTATCTATACAAGTGACGAATGGGACAGGCAAACATCAATAATTAATAAAAAAACGAACCCGTATAACAAAAAACACTCTGCATTTTTAAGAGAATTTTATAGAGGAACGGCAGAACTAAAACTTGATTCCAATAATCGAATATTAATTCCGTCAAGATTGCTTGAAGAAATTAACATAAAAAAAGACATTAAACTGTTAGCTCAAAATCAAAAAATTGAACTTTGGGCAATTGAAGAGTACGAAAAGGTAGCCATGGAAGCAAATGATTTTGCAAATCTTGCAGAAGAAATAATGGGAGGTGATTTGCCGGAATTATAA
- a CDS encoding 1-acyl-sn-glycerol-3-phosphate acyltransferase, with product MKNSAQNKEEKKLIDIDRIISGKNPKLYKKLPEFIIKYIKRTIHQDVLNNFIQKNNLSTGNEFLENSFTTFNVYSKIINENNLPDNSNVIFVANHPIGSFDGLHIINILFKKYGKVKAVVNDILLNVKSLNEFFVGVNKHGITPREQIALLNDIFNSDYPFFFFPSGMVSRKNKGKITDGDWKKTFVTRAIKHKRDVIPIYIEGKLSNKFYRFANIRKFLGIKANLEMFYLVDESIKQKGNTLKITIGKPIAYSKFDKSKSHFEWAQEVKKHIYKIGEDIEPEF from the coding sequence ATGAAGAATTCAGCACAAAATAAAGAAGAAAAAAAACTGATAGATATTGACAGAATAATTTCCGGGAAAAATCCTAAATTATATAAAAAGCTTCCCGAATTTATTATCAAATATATAAAAAGGACAATACACCAAGATGTATTAAATAATTTTATTCAAAAAAATAACTTAAGCACAGGGAATGAGTTTCTTGAGAATTCATTTACAACTTTTAATGTTTATTCAAAAATAATTAATGAAAATAATCTTCCTGATAACAGTAATGTAATTTTTGTGGCCAACCATCCTATCGGTAGTTTTGACGGTCTTCATATTATAAATATTCTTTTTAAAAAATACGGAAAAGTTAAGGCGGTTGTAAATGACATTCTTTTAAATGTTAAAAGTTTAAATGAGTTTTTTGTAGGCGTTAATAAACATGGTATTACTCCTCGTGAGCAAATTGCCCTTTTAAATGATATTTTTAATTCTGATTATCCGTTTTTCTTTTTCCCGTCGGGCATGGTTTCGCGAAAGAATAAAGGGAAAATAACAGACGGAGATTGGAAAAAAACATTTGTTACAAGAGCAATTAAGCATAAAAGAGATGTAATACCGATATATATTGAAGGGAAATTAAGTAATAAGTTTTACCGCTTTGCAAATATTCGAAAGTTTTTAGGAATAAAGGCGAATTTGGAAATGTTTTACTTAGTTGATGAATCAATTAAACAAAAAGGGAATACGTTGAAAATTACGATAGGAAAGCCGATAGCATATTCTAAATTTGATAAATCAAAAAGCCATTTTGAGTGGGCACAAGAAGTAAAAAAACACATTTATAAAATAGGCGAAGACATTGAACCGGAATTTTAA